Part of the Plectropomus leopardus isolate mb chromosome 7, YSFRI_Pleo_2.0, whole genome shotgun sequence genome, atttgtttgtttgtttgtttgtttttgaaggtCCATTACTCAAGTTCTAAGCTGTTGCTGAGAATAGTTTTATGATGTGATAGTACTGATTAATTTTAGAGAATTAATACAGGCATTTCTGTTCAGGTTACGTCAAATTACCCGCAGTACATCTGACTGTCCCTTAAGGggtaaatttaagaaaataacataacatcTTGAGTGAATTAGCAGTTGGCTATGTTTGTCTTTGGcctttttatcttgtttttttcagacattattACACAGATGATAATAGACAATAAATGCAAGCAACACCAATTAAGGTCTATCTAATtctaatgtacttttttttcaatttgtgggcttgtgtatttactttatttacgTCATTTTTACTTGGAGATTGTCAGTATTTTAACAAACGATATCATGCTCTTAGTTTGAAGGCAAAATGGTAGAACCGGATGTATTTTATTGTCTCACAGCAACATCTATTGgtatgtatttgtattattatggtACTTCCTGTAATATTTGCAAAAGCTCCCGCTGGACCATCCCTGTACACTAGAACAGACCATCCAGAGGCAGCCAGCAACAGAGGAGGCGTGTCTACAGCTGCCACCTGTAGAGACTCAAACCAATATAGCAGAGCGtgaaattaatgtaaataagAAGCAGGACTTTTGGTTTGACAGCAGAGGTACATGTTgcaatatgagattttttttttttttaaataacgaagtttgaatattttgtttcttttactaGTTTCTCGTTTCTTACTGTATTTGACCTTTTACCCAAATGGATGTTGTTTTATTATCCTAGACGCCACATCTCTATGTGCTCAATGAATAAACTAATAGATCATTTTTCTTAAAGCATTCACTTCATGTTGggctgaaaatgcacaaaagttACTGAAATGTTGATCATGCATCCTGTTAATATTCATTTAGTCACACATCATAACTCTTAAGCTGTCTGCTTTAGTTTAAGTACTGGAACTCATGCTGACCTTGTGATGCCTGGCAGCTGCAGGATACTTCTTTGTGACCAAACCAGAGGAAATGTGAGGATGACACATAATACAACTTCAAAgtgttgttatatatttttagaaacgtgaggaaatgtttctgaaaatatataCCAATTctaaacattgtaaaaaaaaaaggaaagaaagaaatgataaaaaccAGGGTTCAGTTACTCTTATTTTCTCTCATTGGAGCTCTCTGCATCTTATGGTTTCTGTCTTCAGGGTTTGATAAACCTGTCCCCTGAAGACACCCCTACAGttgcacatgttttttttaacgggCCTGGCATTTATGGAAAAATATAAGCAGTTTTTAATTCCACATTTCAAAGAGTGTCTCTGAGTTAACAGCATGATTTATCTGCAGGCCCCGCGTCACTCAAAATACTTCTGAACTACAAGTACCACACTGCACGCATCTGTGTACGTGTGACGTCATCTTTAGGCGACAAAATAACCGTCgtgaaaacaagcacaaaaaaaaatcttctgtaACTGAAGTTTGAAGAAAACTGCGAGCGTAGAGTGCGACAAGCTGTAAATGTACCGTGGAGCTCCAACACTAAATGGCGCTGAGCTGCATGGCTTCGTTGGCcgttacttaaaaataaatacaacgtTAGTGAATGTTGAGCTTTCAAATTTGGCGCTGTTTGCTCCGCCTTTAAGAGAGTAGCCGGGGCTAGCCTGTTAGCTAGCGTTAGCCATGTTACTCGACACTGTAGCAGCAACATGAAGTTAGTTAAATAAGGAGGATATTCtatgttttgtttgggtttgcTTTGAGTTTCTTCAAACGTATTTAAAGATGGAGGTGACAGACATCGGAAACAAAGAAGAGGGAAAAGTGTGGCATCGAAAACCAACACCAGGCAAAGGGTAGGTCTGTAAAAGCTAAAGGGTGCTTAATTAGTTGTCGTTTGCGCCTGATGCTGTGGGGGGAGACATATTTATCTGGATTATGTCGTAAAATGtacatgtaaaatatatttccaaACCTAAACTAACGTTCTGCAATGCAGGTTTGTACAATCACACTTGTTGCACTCTGACATTCATACCAGTATGAGCTGTAAACACTTGAATGGCAATCATTGCACTTACATTGTTATATGCTGTAACGTTATTCTGTAATCTAAAGGGATGCTTCCTCAGATTGTTGTTGTCCTTGTTAAGCCAATTTTATCATTGTGTGTTGTAGCCACTAGAGAGCAGCCatgattcattaaaaatgtgttgctttcCATCCGAGTGAGGGTTTCTCATTTTAAAGGTGTGTTAATGATATCTTTATTCATATGGCACATTTAAAAGCAGAGTTTACAAAATGCTGTAACAAGCAAAGCAATAACCACACATTCCCATCAAACATAAGCAAGACAAAACTAGGCTAGAGTTAGGATAAAgttaaaacaagaggacaaaaatgcacaatgtcagtgtaaataaatataaataaaaggacCAAAAGCAATagaatgacaaaattaaaaggaaattaaataaataaaaagacaattgcACAGATAAGCAAGTCTCCATAAATggcttttaaaaagtgatttaaaaaaaagccactgaTTCCGCGAGCCTTAACTCCTGATCATTCCAAAGCTGATGGGCCCTCATGGCAAAAGCATGATCCCCTTTAAATTTAAGCTTTGACTCTGGAACAGCCAGAAAGGCCCCACCAAAGGATCTAAGGCTGCAAGCTGGCTTATATGGAGTAAACATTTCTGCTATGTAGCTTGGGGCCAGACCTAGACAGGCTTagataaaatcttaaaatcaattctaaaacgCACAGAATAAAAATTGAAGAGAATAGAAGAGAATATATCTTTATTGTACACCAgggtggaaatttgtctttggcccACCAAACACAGAAGACAGCATAATAAAAAAGCAGACGAGCTGTTAGTCAAAACCATCACATTAACTGGTCATTAGAACACTTAACACACAGGGAGCCAGTGAAGAGAAGTCAGGATTGGGGTGTTGTGCTGTCGTTTGTAAAAATAAGAAGCCTAACTGCTGCATTCTGAACTAGTTGGAGGCGAGAGAGTGACCACtagttgtgttatttttgtcttcctCAGTGTGTTAGTGACGGTGGTCCGCACTGCTCAACAGGCCAAGACGGTGCGATTCCTTCATGTGGCCTTTGACACCACAGGAGACTCCTTCCTGGCTGGAGATCATCATGGGAACATCTATGTCTTTGACATCAGTAGAAACAGGTGATAGGCTGTGCTCAAAAAGCCCCcaaataatttattgttttaagtgtttggtTATCACTAtcatatataattatgatgTGCCTTAAGATAGTTAGCTACATAGGAATTGTGAAATATTCAGGATTATTATGGTCCACCTATTGTTATTACCATGCTTACATttcttattaataataatcatagaCATTTATTGTTGACACGCCTCTTCTCTCACCTGAATGTTTCCTATTTAGACCATAAAAATGTGGTGATAAAATACTTACACACTTCCCATCTTCATcccaatttttctttttctctgcaaGGAAATGATAGTGTtccaaataataatatatcttCCCCTCTATTTAAAGGAGAACAAAATGAGCAGATCCTCACGGAAGCATTTTAATACTGTAcaattaaaatgccttttttgtcatgGCATGGTCACGTTAGACTTAAAAAGCAATCTGATGAAGGCTTAATGTTGAAACGCATTTAGATTGTTTCCAAGTCTAACATGCGAATGAAGGCATTTTAATTGTATAAAACAAGGGTTCCTTGGAGTTTGCTTGTTATTGTTTGAGTCCACATGTATCCTTATCTAAAGAGCAGAAACAAACTTGAGTTCGTTTGAGGAGGATGCACTACTACCCCTAAAATTTTATACTGTCACATTTAtctttccttgtgtttttcattgctTATTTCTTGGGTCAGATTTCGGCTGGTGCAGAAGACAGGGCAGGCCTGCACTGCTCTGGCATTCAGCCTCCGCAGGACCACAGAGTTCCTCGTGGCCATGGCTGACTACACCATCAAGTGCTTCGACAAAGGTCTGATGGACACATCCACACATTGCTTTGTTCTTTTAATGGTAATTTGCAGAGGTGTACTCTGTTTTTAGATTATTGTGAATTTTTCCACACAAGTTAATTTTCAATGACACATCTTTTTTTAGACACAAAGCAGCTGGTCAGCTGGATGCGTGGTCATGAGGGAGCAGTTTCATTCATCTCTGTCCACAGCTCAGGTCGCTACGCCATCACCACGTCCTCAGACACAGCGCAGCTCTGGGACCTGGACACTTtccagaggaagaggaagctcAACATCAAACAGTCTGTTGGCATTCAGAGGGTAAACTTGCAAAATGACACTTACACATAGTAGTTTGGTCAAATCATGAAGGTAATTTTATATCCAAGGATTGATAAAGTTTGTAAGAGTTTTTTCTATGTGAggtttttggttcattttaagATGTTAAGGCTAAATGTCAAGTAAATGTATGGTCTACACTACATTTGTTATTCTTCTCATTGTAGTCATGGCATACTGTTTGTATTGCAGGTGTTTTTCCTGCCTCTCAGCAACAACATCCTCAGCTGTTTCAGTGATGATTCCATCTTTGCTTGGGAGAGTGACACCCTGTTCTGCAAATACCAGCTCCCTGTCCCCGACTGTGGACCCAAAATTTCCTACAAGGCCTTCGCTGTCACACGGTGGGTCGCTCACATCACAACCTCTAACTGGCTCAGCGTTTATGCAGCTTTCCAGTGAAGTTTTTCATGACTACAATTCCCACCTTGTTTAACCTCTAATCACtttataaacataataaaagttGAAGTAAATAGAAATCAGAGAGCTTCGTCAAACACCGATTCACCTGCCTTGTGTTGACAGTGATGGTAAGAGCCTTGCTGCTGGTGGGCGCTCCAACCTGCTGCACCTGTGGTGTTTGGACAGTAAGCAGCTGGTCAGGGTGATTCAGATGCCCACGCAGGTCCGAACTGTCCGACAGCTGGAATTCCTGCCCGACAGCTTTGATGGAGGAGCCAGCCAGGTACATGGACAGCAATACTCCTttcatcttctctcttctcctgcTATGGGGTCttgtttatttcaattttagACATCTGTGACATCATTGTAAGAGGCCCTGTCTGTGCATATTAATGAGGCTGTGGTCTGTTTATGTATTGACGCTGTAAGTATGTGCTTATCTCTGTAGACACTAGGTGTATTAAGCCAGGATGGCATCATGCGTTTCATCAACATCCACACCTGCAAGTTGCTTTTCCACATGGGTTCCCACGACGACGCCATAACCACAGTGGCGGTCAGTCCTAATGGCCGACATGTTGTAGCCATCATGGATAATGGCAGCATCAACATCTACAGTGTGCAGAGTCTCACACAGGAATTAAACAAGGTGACAGTCAGTTGTGATAACAGCACGATGGACAAGGTTCAagatttttctcactttttgaTAGTGAGATATTGATCTGTATGGGTATTGatattgtgcatgtgtgtctgtcccTCACACAGCCTCCTCCCTCCCAGGTGGCGGTCGTCTCTGGTGGTGAAGTTGATCAGGACTTGTCTAAtataaaggtcaaggtcaggtCAGAAGTCGTTCAGAGGCCAGCAAAGAGCTTCGGTAGACGAACACAGGTGAAGATACTGAGACCTCCTGCTGGGTCTACAGCTGATGATAAAGAGGTGGGAACAACAAGCACCAAGGcttcattttttccttcattttttttatgtgtggtGATGTTAAGTTCATTCCTCATAGAGATGCTCCACTGTAAATGTACACAGTGTCCCCCCGCCCCCCTCTGAATAGAGGCAATGAGAGCAAAATTTAATAGAGAGttaagtttttgtgtttatcaATAGAATGAATTACCTGCTGGTCTGAATAAGAAGAGACTGGTGGCTATGCTCAAGACTTTTGGAGAGTATCCTGCTAAATACAGGTAACGTTTAATTCCACAAGAGGAGGATTCATGAAAAATGCCAACTTTTTAACACTTCATGTAAGATTTACATGATTCATTTGTATGTACCTGTTGCAGGATGTTTGTATGGCGGTCTCTGTTGTGTCTGCCAGAGAACCATGCGGCATACAGCAGTCTGACTGATAAAGGCCTGCATTCGGCCTACCTCACTCTGCATGATAAATACCCCATCAAAAGTCACAAGCTGCAGAGGGGACTGCAGAGGTACTCTCACACGCACAATATCAACCCAGTATAAGTATCTTCTTCTTTCTGCTGTAATTTGGGGGCTTTTTCAATCTTGACTCGCATGATTTTCAACAAATCAGTTATTCGGTTGTTTCCTCCGCCCCACAGGGTTTTGTCTGCCTTAGCTCACTGGGCAGCCATCTTTGGCGAGGCAGAGTACCTTCCCCTGGTGGCCTTTCCTTTCGTCAAGCTCTTCCAGAACAACCCAATGCTCTGCTTCGAGGTGGTGGCCACTGTCATAGGTATGTCATGGTTGTATTTATGAAACACCATTCTCCTAGTAAGCACATAATTATGAAATTTtggaaatttcaaaattaaaacacttttagCTTTCCAGTGTTTTGGACTGCTGCTTTGAGTCCAGAATCCTTTATTCAGTTCAGGACACTAAGAATGGCACTGGTGAATTCATAAGCATGAAACCAAATAACAttggttttcagtgttttttttagccaaagtCTAAGACTTGTGACACTTAATGGTCTGgaacaaattcagtttttttcaattGTGGCTTTGTTTATTCTGTATCTGCATATCTTGAGGCAAAGTCATGATATtatcagtgtgttacatactCAGATGTTTGATTGTACAGTGAATTGGTGTCAGCATTGGTTTGAGTACTTCCCCAACCCTCCTCTGAACATCCTGAGCATGGCAGAAAACATTCTGGCTCATCATGACaaggagctgctgcagcacctGGCGGACTGTGGCATCACGTCACAGGTAACAGAAGCAgtacacacacagctacacacaacTCAAGGAACAGGGTGTATGGGTGGTCAGACAAGCTGTCCTGGAGCTCACTGTTTCACTCCTGTGTGATGCAGAGGTTTTATTGTGTATCTCTGTCTGCCCCAGCTCTATGTGTGGCCCCTGCTGGAGACTTTGTTTTCAGAGGTTTTGACTCGTGATGAGTGGCTTCGACTTTTTGACAACATCTTCTCCAACCATCCCTCATTCCTGCTCATGGCCTGTGTGGCTTACATCACCTGCTACCGTGAACCTCTTCTGCTCTGCTCCCAGAAACAGGACTTTGAGGTAACTACCCTCTGAAGTTAAAGTGAGATCCATAGTCTGTCACTAAACCTTTCTGTCCTCCTCCCAGAAATATTCTCTCACATCtcccttttgttttcctctcagtATTTTTTCCACCATCGTAACAACCTGGATGTAGGAGCCATGATAAAAGAAGCTTACCGACTGATGAGTAGCACACCAGCTGACATCCATCCCAGGACAATGCTCTCTGACTTTATGCCACTGACCAAAGGCCAGTACCCCGTCTTCAACCACTACCCAGAATTCATTGTAGAGTACCAGAGccgggagagagagaagatcaGACTGCAGGAGATGGAGTATCTACGCGAGAGGTGATATTGCTGATAGTGTGTTGACAGtgttaataaaatatgcatatttatgtAGCCAATAATATATGTAAAAGTCAATGATgggaaaagattaaaaagatgagatgtgtgtttgtctcatcAGGCAGGAGGTGTCAGCCCTGCGCACTGATTTTTTGCGACGCCAAGCTGAAGAGGAGGCCTATTATGCCCAGCAGgtagagatattttttttaaaaatattttaagcaaaTGTTTTGTCATAAGGTATATTTTTTGGTTTGCTCATATAGTTCATCTGTGTATGAAACACATGCATGGAATTGAAGTTAAGTGACCTGAATAGTTTGATTGATTTGAActcaggagctgctgcagaaggCAGAGGAGCAGCGCAGAAACATCCTGGCTCAAGAAGAGGAAAAACTAACACAGCAGAGGgcaaagtaaaagcacaaaacactTCACACCTTCATGGTTAAGTtatcagacagaaaaagaacaatatgATTTAGCAGAATGGGTTGCTGACACTGCTTTGTCCCTCTGCAGGTTGGCAGCCATGAAGAGGGAGCTGAAGGTAAAGGAGTTGCAGCTGCTGGACGCAACTAAAAGACGTTTCCTTAAACACCAACAGGACCTGAGAGCCTCACAGGTCCAGCGACTAGAGCAGGAGATCAGTAGAAAGGTAAGCTGATGATTAAGATTTAAGGTAGTCTTTTTATAAATAGGTGCCGACATTAGCCATACCAGAGATCTGGGGCCATAATCACTAGCTCTGCTGGTCACAGTTAATCATCATTAAAGTGcttgtctctttaaaaaaaaaagtcatttttctaCCAAATAATCTGCAGTGGACTTAAAGGAAAATTTCACTCTTTGAAAAACCACCTTTAATAACAATTACTCATCCATTGTTACGATGAATTTGTGGGggaaattttgattttctcacatgcctccacagtgaactaAGAATTCAAAAACTGAGGCAATTCTTCATAATTTTATGTTCTCCGGGTCCTCCTTTAACTGTATAAACACACCTGTTTACGAACTCCCACAACTCGTACAGTATAATCCacgtctcatttatccagtcgcaCGCTCAGTAATTCCCAAACAGCCTGTTCAGATGAGAAGCTAAATGGAAAGTGGAATTGAATATGGCTTCCTTAAAGCCAGCCAAAACAGTAATTGTACCTCGCTGAACACTGTAGCTGCAGGTCTACAGCTGCCTCGATCagtcagtttgtgttattgtgtgactttggtaaacCAAAACTAGTTCCTTAAAATCacggggcgcccagtagctcacctggtagagcgggcaccAGATGTACAAAGGCTTTGTTcttgtcacagcagctgctggttcGATTCCAAccctctgctgcatgtcagCCAAGAATTAAAAGTTTCTGGATACCTCATTTACCGTGGAggcatacaagaaaaacaaagttttcgtGACAAATTAAATACACGACCTTCATGTCTGAGCACTAACCCAACAGTGACCCCCATGTTGTGCTACAGATGGATCTCCGGGAGCaagaaacagctgcagcagtgcAGGATCTAGAGGTCCGACAGATGGAGCTGGAGGCTCAGAGGAGACGACTTGAACAGGTGATGAACAGCATGCAGTGCAACCTTCCTTCCTCCCAGCCAGAGTCCTCCGATTCatttctcctttctttcctcACCATGTCTCTGAGATCGaataattattctttttttaaaaaatgttttattttttctggacagatttttttggtaCAGAATATACATTAATATAGACAGTTTAATTTCCCTTGgtgttcagggttttttttttatgaaaagaaattTTAGAACTATTAATAATGTAGGAGAGATCATGTGTACATATAAAAGCTTGATAAGCTATTTCATGAGGAGACTTGTCAGAGcaattaaaaactaataaagtaaaacaaaataataataataataataataataagaagaagaaaacggTAACATAAAACAAGGCCATCCATCTAATACATTCCACGTCCAGAGACTAATGTACATAC contains:
- the tbc1d31 gene encoding TBC1 domain family member 31; protein product: MEVTDIGNKEEGKVWHRKPTPGKGVLVTVVRTAQQAKTVRFLHVAFDTTGDSFLAGDHHGNIYVFDISRNRFRLVQKTGQACTALAFSLRRTTEFLVAMADYTIKCFDKDTKQLVSWMRGHEGAVSFISVHSSGRYAITTSSDTAQLWDLDTFQRKRKLNIKQSVGIQRVFFLPLSNNILSCFSDDSIFAWESDTLFCKYQLPVPDCGPKISYKAFAVTRDGKSLAAGGRSNLLHLWCLDSKQLVRVIQMPTQVRTVRQLEFLPDSFDGGASQTLGVLSQDGIMRFINIHTCKLLFHMGSHDDAITTVAVSPNGRHVVAIMDNGSINIYSVQSLTQELNKPPPSQVAVVSGGEVDQDLSNIKVKVRSEVVQRPAKSFGRRTQVKILRPPAGSTADDKENELPAGLNKKRLVAMLKTFGEYPAKYRMFVWRSLLCLPENHAAYSSLTDKGLHSAYLTLHDKYPIKSHKLQRGLQRVLSALAHWAAIFGEAEYLPLVAFPFVKLFQNNPMLCFEVVATVIVNWCQHWFEYFPNPPLNILSMAENILAHHDKELLQHLADCGITSQLYVWPLLETLFSEVLTRDEWLRLFDNIFSNHPSFLLMACVAYITCYREPLLLCSQKQDFEYFFHHRNNLDVGAMIKEAYRLMSSTPADIHPRTMLSDFMPLTKGQYPVFNHYPEFIVEYQSREREKIRLQEMEYLRERQEVSALRTDFLRRQAEEEAYYAQQELLQKAEEQRRNILAQEEEKLTQQRAKLAAMKRELKVKELQLLDATKRRFLKHQQDLRASQVQRLEQEISRKMDLREQETAAAVQDLEVRQMELEAQRRRLEQHLFKEQERMGRQVEEVVDLRMRRAEREDEHYTELLHRTETNMQALEESLAEACQLGLESDWQREVAERLQQVDAEQERKRERLAENHRQTLAEEERLADTLRDVAGRKWDEVMSTRAQLQEQRWPSAETDGQRQTGIRSLCSTRGLSQRPSATTAVNVGINAAGPAVGLNSANSPKQAGTNMVCLNSSSPSESTSTIFSLDRGRAQLDSSERQLLKEIRELRQKLAARAREGSSASSQSVHTLSSVSQ